In Pirellulales bacterium, one DNA window encodes the following:
- a CDS encoding secretin and TonB N-terminal domain-containing protein produces the protein MSRVLRVMLLLMGALAGLSSAVYLAARTPQQTTHTESGHTKVSWGTLDDPDSPGEPSPATATTRSHAASPKSIATAATEPLERQSAAPPITQQSIPGLTPESTSAGNTSGVSGALGGAAAALGVDPQKMDMSQVTELLQSAMQTLQNPGASTNPLVPAASGAPSMNVAPATPPAVATEPRTRKSEILPAPQAGEGDANLHINIQNEDLRDVLELLSKQSGLNILASKNVGGSVSAVLNNVTVDEALSAILKSTGFTARREGNFIFVGTPQDFVEMDHTSDRIGTRIYRPNYITAIELQQLIEPLLTSEVGKSSVTTAAATGIGSDDTQVGGDSFSSGDAVLVQDYEQVLNEIDQVLDELDKRPVQVAIDAMILSVKLGDKLQVGVNWQFLRNKDTIRFGIGTPRTVPFADPTDPFTFTGGLTFDFLDSSLGSFLNFLETIGDTNVIASPHLMVLDKQRAEILIGAQLGYISTTVTETSTTQSVEFLEVGAQLRLRPYVSTDGLIRMEVHPELSTGAVPVREGFTLPEKEVTQVTTNIMVRDGCTVIIGGLMREDLKTTTTQVPVVGNLPYVGFLFRNTTEDIEKREILVLITPHIVYEPETCRDGECGAMEFHRRQAVYRDHMSPLGKRYLGRIYFRKAQAAWAAGDYDAALRLAQCSVQFDPTNRAAIELTTDIVAGRHDGPYSGGEMLPPGEKIELLDSDGEIPPWVLDSLERELAPAPAGPPAEPKHPLEPGVPGDIVPIERY, from the coding sequence ATGAGCCGCGTGCTTCGAGTGATGCTGTTGTTGATGGGCGCACTGGCCGGCCTCAGTTCGGCCGTCTATCTCGCTGCGCGCACTCCGCAGCAGACGACGCACACCGAATCGGGCCACACGAAAGTTTCGTGGGGCACCCTGGATGATCCGGACTCGCCAGGCGAGCCGTCGCCAGCTACGGCCACGACACGCTCCCACGCGGCGAGTCCGAAATCCATCGCCACGGCAGCGACCGAGCCGCTCGAACGCCAGAGCGCGGCGCCTCCGATCACGCAACAATCGATCCCAGGGCTCACGCCCGAAAGCACCTCCGCGGGCAACACGAGCGGCGTGTCGGGTGCTTTGGGAGGGGCCGCCGCGGCGCTCGGGGTCGATCCGCAGAAGATGGACATGAGCCAGGTCACCGAGTTGCTGCAGTCGGCCATGCAGACCCTGCAGAACCCCGGCGCCAGCACGAATCCTCTCGTGCCAGCGGCGAGCGGCGCGCCGTCAATGAACGTGGCTCCTGCGACGCCGCCAGCCGTGGCTACGGAACCCCGCACTCGAAAATCGGAGATCCTGCCCGCCCCGCAGGCGGGCGAGGGGGATGCGAATCTCCACATCAATATTCAAAACGAAGACCTCCGCGACGTGCTCGAGTTATTGAGCAAGCAAAGCGGCCTGAACATTCTGGCCAGCAAGAACGTCGGCGGCTCGGTGTCGGCAGTGCTGAACAACGTCACGGTCGACGAGGCGCTGTCGGCGATCCTCAAATCGACGGGCTTCACCGCGCGCCGCGAGGGCAACTTCATCTTCGTCGGCACGCCGCAAGACTTTGTCGAAATGGATCACACGTCCGATCGCATCGGCACGCGCATCTATCGCCCCAACTACATCACCGCGATCGAGCTGCAACAGCTCATCGAGCCGCTGCTCACGTCCGAAGTGGGGAAGTCGAGCGTCACCACGGCCGCCGCCACCGGCATCGGCAGCGATGATACGCAAGTGGGGGGCGACTCCTTCTCGAGCGGCGATGCCGTGCTCGTGCAGGACTACGAACAAGTGCTCAACGAGATCGACCAGGTGCTCGACGAGCTCGACAAACGTCCCGTCCAGGTCGCCATCGACGCGATGATTCTCAGCGTGAAGCTGGGTGACAAGCTCCAGGTGGGGGTCAACTGGCAGTTTTTACGGAACAAAGATACCATCCGCTTCGGCATCGGCACGCCGCGTACGGTGCCTTTTGCCGATCCCACGGATCCCTTCACGTTCACGGGGGGCCTGACGTTCGATTTCCTCGACAGCAGCCTGGGCTCGTTCCTGAACTTCCTCGAGACGATCGGCGACACGAACGTGATCGCTTCGCCCCATCTGATGGTGCTCGACAAGCAGCGAGCCGAGATCCTGATCGGCGCCCAGTTGGGCTACATCAGCACGACCGTCACCGAGACGAGCACGACGCAGAGCGTCGAGTTTCTCGAGGTCGGTGCCCAGTTGCGATTGCGGCCGTACGTCTCGACCGACGGCCTGATTCGCATGGAAGTACACCCCGAGCTCTCGACCGGCGCCGTGCCGGTGCGCGAGGGATTCACCCTTCCGGAAAAAGAAGTCACGCAGGTCACCACGAACATCATGGTGCGCGACGGCTGCACGGTGATCATCGGTGGCCTGATGCGCGAAGACCTGAAAACGACGACGACGCAGGTGCCGGTGGTGGGCAATCTGCCTTACGTCGGCTTTCTCTTCCGCAACACGACCGAAGACATCGAGAAGCGCGAGATTCTCGTGCTGATCACGCCGCACATCGTCTACGAGCCAGAAACGTGCCGCGACGGAGAATGCGGCGCGATGGAATTCCATCGCCGCCAGGCCGTCTACCGCGATCACATGAGCCCGCTGGGCAAGCGTTACCTGGGCCGCATCTACTTCCGCAAGGCGCAGGCCGCCTGGGCAGCGGGCGATTACGATGCCGCCTTGCGGCTGGCGCAATGTTCGGTGCAGTTCGACCCGACCAATCGCGCGGCGATCGAACTGACCACCGATATCGTGGCCGGCCGGCACGATGGTCCGTATAGTGGCGGCGAAATGCTGCCCCCCGGCGAAAAAATCGAGTTGCTCGACAGCGATGGTGAGATTCCGCCCTGGGTACTCGATTCGCTCGAGCGAGAATTGGCCCCGGCGCCTGCGGGCCCCCCGGCCGAACCGAAGCATCCGCTCGAACCGGGCGTGCCGGGCGATATTGTTCCGATCGAACGCTACTAG
- a CDS encoding tetratricopeptide repeat protein, with the protein MTYARCIGTAWLLTLLVLAMSSAVGCASVSKFPEKPTQPEISSEDRAAEVVRDFERKRDDAQYNAAAQSLRKGDLKSSQSNLEQVLARNPQHRSSRLLLAEVMVCQGQPQMAAMQLEMARKHHPDDAEIEHTLALVRDTMDQHEAALTHYRRAAELAPDNDVYAASLRTVSRAPLTPMAESGSTQLAAATPPPPKSVDIKSAPVVPVSYQQPAIPTFSGAAVPVTATISNNVPALLPNEHDAAPLPPAQAAESSTGEVNIRFAEVDHLPVGQAMSALQRPNSISTPSPLASAAQIAQCGQQAIEAGNLDAGVSLIRQAMAAEPQNPQIPISAAVALLRRGESLPAVELMSGAAQSFPSSPRVLQTLGLAQYQSGDFQAAQSTLQQALRLDNSHALSYFLLGSALTRLGQREEAARHFAQARALDAKYDLRR; encoded by the coding sequence ATGACGTACGCGCGCTGCATCGGAACGGCCTGGCTACTGACGCTGCTCGTCCTGGCGATGAGCTCGGCGGTGGGGTGCGCCAGTGTCTCGAAGTTTCCGGAGAAGCCGACCCAACCGGAGATCTCCTCCGAGGATCGTGCGGCGGAAGTAGTGCGCGACTTCGAGCGGAAGCGCGACGATGCGCAATACAACGCCGCGGCACAGTCGTTGCGCAAGGGAGACCTGAAGAGCAGCCAGAGCAACCTCGAACAGGTGCTGGCGCGCAATCCGCAGCATCGCAGCTCGCGCTTGCTGCTGGCCGAGGTGATGGTCTGCCAGGGTCAACCGCAGATGGCGGCCATGCAGCTCGAAATGGCTCGCAAGCACCACCCGGACGACGCCGAAATCGAGCATACGTTGGCGCTCGTGCGCGACACGATGGACCAGCACGAAGCAGCGCTGACGCATTACCGACGCGCGGCGGAGCTCGCGCCGGACAACGACGTTTATGCTGCCAGCTTGCGTACGGTTTCGAGGGCTCCGTTGACGCCGATGGCCGAGAGCGGCTCGACGCAACTCGCTGCCGCTACCCCGCCCCCACCGAAGTCGGTCGACATCAAGTCAGCGCCGGTCGTCCCCGTGTCGTATCAACAACCGGCCATCCCAACATTTTCAGGGGCTGCTGTCCCTGTCACGGCTACCATATCAAACAACGTACCCGCGCTCCTGCCGAACGAGCACGACGCCGCGCCGCTGCCACCGGCGCAAGCGGCAGAATCGTCAACTGGCGAGGTAAACATTCGCTTTGCCGAGGTCGACCACCTGCCGGTCGGTCAGGCCATGTCGGCGTTGCAGCGTCCGAATTCGATCTCGACCCCCTCGCCCTTGGCGAGCGCCGCGCAAATCGCGCAGTGCGGCCAGCAGGCCATCGAAGCGGGCAACCTCGATGCGGGGGTGTCGCTCATCCGCCAGGCGATGGCCGCGGAACCGCAAAATCCGCAGATCCCGATCTCGGCGGCAGTGGCGCTGCTACGTCGGGGGGAATCGCTCCCCGCTGTGGAACTAATGAGTGGGGCGGCACAATCGTTTCCTTCGTCACCGCGTGTTCTTCAGACGCTGGGACTGGCTCAGTACCAATCGGGCGACTTCCAAGCGGCGCAATCCACGCTGCAACAGGCGCTTAGGTTGGACAACTCTCACGCCCTGTCCTACTTTTTATTGGGTTCCGCGCTGACCAGGCTTGGCCAGCGCGAAGAGGCGGCCCGTCACTTCGCACAAGCCCGCGCGCTCGATGCGAAGTACGACCTCCGTCGCTGA
- the pilO gene encoding type 4a pilus biogenesis protein PilO, giving the protein MWKKRISQHSIWLISVPLVGALLGYMLYFYIPGRRDLMALREQLRATEATIHEADMLVVKIPAVQSQLGQATAYNETWNDRIAPQGQIVGVFGSISRLASDVGVSPSRFAPEKVTDLRYLRQVAVDLACTGEFEEIREFIHRLEDLPQFVWLNNIELSAVPAKNESDRKLTKCELNLVIFGNQREISD; this is encoded by the coding sequence ATGTGGAAGAAACGAATCTCGCAACACAGCATCTGGTTGATCTCGGTACCGCTGGTCGGCGCCTTGCTCGGCTACATGCTTTACTTCTACATCCCCGGTCGACGGGATCTGATGGCACTGCGCGAACAACTACGCGCCACGGAAGCCACCATCCATGAAGCCGACATGCTGGTGGTCAAAATTCCGGCTGTCCAATCGCAACTCGGCCAGGCCACGGCCTACAACGAAACGTGGAATGATCGCATCGCTCCGCAAGGACAGATCGTGGGGGTGTTCGGCAGTATCAGCCGGCTGGCCAGCGACGTAGGGGTCTCTCCCTCGCGTTTTGCCCCCGAGAAGGTGACCGATCTACGCTATTTGCGACAAGTGGCCGTCGACCTCGCCTGTACCGGCGAGTTCGAGGAGATCCGAGAATTCATCCATCGCCTGGAAGATTTGCCGCAGTTTGTCTGGCTTAACAATATTGAGCTCTCTGCGGTGCCTGCGAAAAATGAATCGGACAGGAAGCTTACAAAGTGCGAGTTGAATCTCGTGATATTTGGTAATCAGCGAGAGATTTCCGATTAG
- a CDS encoding prepilin-type N-terminal cleavage/methylation domain-containing protein, giving the protein MNQRRHSPHGFTLIELLLVVAIVGILSAIVLPNSNPNIAEQLKGAAHALASDLAWTRSLAVEYESRYSVTFDLTRNRYVLEHTGTNPALETLPRLPTQAWSNPSDQYIVSLDDAPSMHGSTAQLLAAGAAGAPAVNLASVEFGPLGETTSPQETVVWLTAGRFAERRFISVTVDPITGMAWVGDVTTALPAGITNPDSGSTPLNGS; this is encoded by the coding sequence ATGAACCAGCGCCGACATTCGCCGCACGGCTTCACGCTGATCGAGCTATTGCTCGTCGTGGCGATCGTCGGGATCTTGAGTGCCATCGTTCTTCCCAACAGCAATCCCAATATCGCCGAGCAGCTCAAAGGGGCGGCGCATGCGCTCGCCTCCGACCTGGCGTGGACGCGCAGCCTCGCCGTCGAGTATGAAAGCCGCTACAGCGTTACCTTCGATCTCACGCGCAATCGCTACGTGCTCGAGCACACGGGCACGAATCCGGCGCTCGAAACGCTGCCCCGCCTGCCGACGCAGGCCTGGTCGAACCCCAGCGATCAGTACATCGTCTCGCTGGACGACGCTCCCTCGATGCACGGCAGCACGGCGCAATTGCTGGCTGCTGGCGCGGCAGGCGCGCCCGCGGTGAACCTGGCCTCGGTCGAGTTCGGGCCGCTCGGCGAGACGACCAGCCCCCAGGAGACCGTCGTCTGGCTGACGGCCGGTCGCTTCGCGGAACGCCGCTTCATCTCGGTGACGGTCGACCCGATCACGGGCATGGCCTGGGTAGGAGATGTCACAACGGCGCTGCCTGCCGGCATCACGAATCCCGACAGCGGTTCGACTCCCCTCAATGGCTCCTGA
- the pilM gene encoding type IV pilus assembly protein PilM, with the protein MVGFFASKRGGPIGVDLGSRAIKLLQLSGDRTRVIDAVRHELSPVEGLRPEQQADRLTDALRQARQGREFVGRDAVLCLGGEQLYVQNIRVPKASGEELDRIVHAEAEGKLPFSASEAEIRFVEAADVRQGDMTKREVVLLACHQPVLERILSIVVRAGLRPVAVDIEPAAVLRCYSQQFRRDEDKRQRTLMVHVGASSTAVVIAQGNDALFIKYVETSGRTLDEAVARHLRLGLPEAAALRRQHADRQADRRDEEISRSLAEATRPIVERLTGELSLCLRYHSVTFRGQPVARVILGGGEATPGLAESLTARLDIPCEVGDPLRLLPSNRPAGRQSQWDVATGLALRNVN; encoded by the coding sequence ATGGTCGGATTCTTCGCATCCAAACGTGGCGGTCCCATTGGCGTGGATCTCGGCAGCCGCGCGATCAAGCTGCTGCAATTGAGTGGCGATCGCACGCGCGTAATCGACGCCGTGCGTCACGAGTTATCTCCGGTCGAAGGGCTGCGTCCCGAGCAGCAAGCCGACCGATTGACCGATGCCCTGCGTCAGGCGCGTCAGGGTCGCGAGTTCGTCGGCCGCGATGCCGTATTGTGCCTGGGGGGCGAGCAACTCTACGTGCAGAACATTCGCGTCCCCAAGGCATCGGGCGAAGAACTCGATCGCATCGTCCATGCCGAGGCCGAAGGCAAACTGCCATTTTCGGCCAGCGAGGCAGAAATCCGCTTCGTCGAAGCCGCCGACGTCCGGCAAGGGGACATGACGAAGCGCGAGGTCGTGCTGTTGGCGTGCCATCAGCCGGTGCTCGAGCGCATCCTGTCGATTGTGGTGCGGGCCGGACTGCGCCCCGTGGCCGTCGACATCGAACCCGCCGCCGTGCTGCGCTGCTACTCGCAACAGTTTCGCCGCGACGAGGACAAACGGCAGCGCACGCTGATGGTTCACGTGGGGGCGTCGAGCACGGCGGTGGTGATCGCTCAGGGGAACGACGCGTTGTTCATCAAGTACGTGGAAACCAGCGGCCGCACGCTCGACGAGGCCGTGGCCAGGCACCTGCGACTCGGCCTGCCCGAGGCGGCCGCGCTGCGCCGTCAACATGCCGACCGGCAGGCCGATCGCCGCGACGAGGAGATCTCGCGCAGCCTGGCCGAGGCCACGCGGCCGATTGTCGAACGGCTGACCGGCGAACTATCGCTCTGCCTGCGTTATCACAGCGTCACGTTCCGCGGACAACCGGTGGCACGAGTCATCCTGGGCGGAGGAGAAGCCACGCCCGGCCTGGCCGAGTCGCTGACCGCGCGGCTCGACATTCCATGCGAGGTGGGCGATCCGCTGCGATTGCTGCCGTCGAATCGTCCCGCCGGTCGTCAGAGCCAGTGGGATGTCGCCACCGGACTCGCCTTGCGCAACGTGAATTGA